One genomic region from Pseudoduganella dura encodes:
- the iscX gene encoding Fe-S cluster assembly protein IscX yields the protein MKWTDITAIAEALYDKYPQQDPTQIRFIDLHNCVVTLEGFDDDHRRGGEKILEAIQQAWIDEAQ from the coding sequence ATGAAATGGACGGACATCACGGCGATCGCGGAAGCGCTGTATGACAAATATCCGCAGCAGGACCCCACGCAGATCCGGTTCATCGACCTGCACAACTGTGTGGTGACGCTGGAAGGTTTCGACGACGACCACAGGCGCGGCGGCGAAAAGATCCTGGAAGCGATCCAGCAGGCGTGGATCGATGAAGCACAGTAA
- the iscU gene encoding Fe-S cluster assembly scaffold IscU: MAYSEQVLDHYENPRNVGAFEKGDDSVGTGMVGAPACGDVMKLQIKVGADGLIEDAKFKTYGCGSAIASSSLVTEWVKGKTLDEALAIKNTQIAEELALPPVKIHCSILAEDAIKAAVSDYKAKHSA; this comes from the coding sequence ATGGCTTACTCGGAACAAGTACTCGATCACTACGAAAACCCGCGCAACGTGGGCGCCTTTGAAAAAGGCGATGACAGCGTCGGCACCGGCATGGTCGGCGCGCCGGCCTGCGGCGACGTGATGAAGCTGCAGATCAAGGTCGGCGCCGATGGCCTGATCGAAGACGCGAAATTCAAGACCTACGGCTGCGGCTCGGCGATCGCATCGAGCTCGCTGGTGACCGAATGGGTCAAGGGCAAGACGCTGGACGAAGCACTGGCCATCAAGAACACGCAGATCGCCGAAGAACTGGCGCTGCCGCCGGTGAAGATCCACTGCTCGATCCTGGCGGAAGATGCCATCAAGGCAGCCGTCAGCGATTACAAGGCAAAGCATTCTGCATAA
- the hscB gene encoding Fe-S protein assembly co-chaperone HscB has protein sequence MQNHFELFHLPQQFAIDTGTLDSAFREVQGRVHPDKFVNATDAEKRVAMQWATRANEAYQTLKNPQRRAQYLCELNGVDLQTESNTAMPMAFLMQQMEWREELAEARAGRDAALLDRLDGQLRTTRKGQLKDIEAHLDAGDYHAAAQGVRALMFLEKFGEEVRYAFDALDA, from the coding sequence GTGCAGAATCACTTCGAGTTATTCCACCTGCCGCAGCAGTTCGCCATCGATACCGGCACCCTGGACAGCGCGTTCCGCGAAGTCCAGGGCCGGGTGCATCCCGATAAGTTCGTGAACGCCACCGACGCCGAAAAGCGCGTGGCGATGCAATGGGCCACCCGTGCCAACGAGGCATACCAGACGCTGAAGAACCCGCAGCGGCGCGCGCAATACTTGTGCGAGCTGAACGGTGTCGATTTGCAGACCGAATCGAACACGGCGATGCCGATGGCCTTCCTGATGCAGCAGATGGAATGGCGCGAGGAACTGGCCGAGGCGCGTGCCGGCCGCGACGCGGCGCTGCTCGACCGGCTCGATGGCCAGCTGCGCACCACCCGCAAGGGCCAGCTGAAGGACATCGAGGCGCACCTGGACGCCGGCGATTACCACGCCGCGGCGCAGGGTGTGCGCGCACTGATGTTCCTGGAAAAATTCGGCGAGGAAGTCCGCTACGCCTTCGACGCGCTGGACGCATAG
- the iscA gene encoding iron-sulfur cluster assembly protein IscA, with protein sequence MAVTLTEKAAKHISRYIERRGKGLGLRFGVRTTGCSGLAYKLEYVDEVASEDAVFESHGVKVFVDPKSMPYIDGTELDFAREGLNEGFKFNNPNEKDACGCGESFRV encoded by the coding sequence ATGGCAGTCACCCTGACCGAAAAAGCAGCAAAGCATATTTCCCGCTACATCGAACGGCGCGGCAAGGGCCTCGGCCTGCGCTTCGGCGTGCGCACGACGGGCTGCTCGGGGCTGGCCTACAAGCTGGAATACGTCGACGAAGTGGCTTCGGAAGACGCGGTGTTCGAATCGCACGGCGTGAAAGTGTTCGTCGACCCGAAGAGCATGCCGTACATCGATGGCACCGAGCTCGACTTCGCGCGCGAAGGCCTCAACGAGGGCTTCAAGTTCAACAACCCGAACGAAAAAGACGCCTGCGGTTGCGGCGAAAGTTTCCGTGTCTGA
- a CDS encoding class I SAM-dependent methyltransferase encodes MKHSKGQSKPAAAPLPRTVTDIPEIKPGQSVALLQELHILTRDGKLNQDSRRKLKQVYHLYQFIEPLLNDVVADKGSVSLVDHGAGKSYLGFILYDLFFKPLADASHIYGIETRDELVQRSRELAAKFEFPGMSFLPLSVAESTTSSELPASIDIVTALHACNTATDDAIDFALKKHAKHIVLVPCCQAEVASVLRKNKGQSLGKSALTEIWRHPIHTREFGSQVTNVLRCLQLEAHGYQVSVTELVGWEHSMKNELIVATYKDLPRKRPADRLKEVLDTVGLQEMNHRFYTEAAHD; translated from the coding sequence ATGAAGCACAGTAAGGGCCAGTCGAAGCCGGCCGCCGCGCCGTTGCCGCGGACCGTGACGGACATCCCGGAAATCAAGCCGGGCCAGTCGGTCGCGCTGCTGCAGGAATTGCACATCCTCACGCGCGATGGCAAGCTGAACCAGGACAGCCGGCGCAAGCTCAAGCAGGTGTACCACCTGTACCAGTTCATCGAGCCGCTGCTCAATGACGTGGTGGCCGACAAGGGCAGCGTGTCGCTGGTCGACCACGGCGCCGGCAAGTCGTACCTCGGCTTCATCCTCTACGACCTGTTCTTCAAGCCACTGGCGGATGCGTCCCATATCTACGGCATCGAAACGCGCGACGAGCTGGTGCAGCGCTCGCGCGAGCTGGCCGCGAAGTTCGAATTCCCGGGAATGTCGTTCCTGCCGCTGTCGGTGGCGGAATCGACCACGTCGTCGGAATTGCCGGCATCGATCGACATCGTCACCGCGCTGCACGCCTGCAATACCGCGACCGACGACGCGATCGACTTCGCGCTGAAAAAGCATGCGAAGCACATCGTGCTGGTGCCGTGCTGCCAGGCGGAAGTGGCATCGGTGCTGCGCAAGAATAAAGGCCAGTCGCTCGGCAAGAGCGCGCTGACGGAAATCTGGCGCCACCCGATCCACACCCGCGAGTTCGGCAGCCAGGTCACCAACGTGCTGCGCTGCCTGCAGCTGGAAGCGCATGGCTACCAGGTCAGCGTGACGGAGCTGGTGGGCTGGGAACACTCGATGAAGAACGAGCTGATCGTGGCCACCTACAAGGACCTGCCGCGCAAGCGCCCGGCCGACCGGCTGAAGGAAGTGCTCGATACCGTCGGGCTGCAGGAAATGAACCACCGTTTTTATACCGAAGCTGCCCATGACTGA
- the fdx gene encoding ISC system 2Fe-2S type ferredoxin, giving the protein MPQIVILPHAKLCPEGAVIETEAGKSVCDVLLENDIHIEHACEKSCACTTCHVIVREGFDSLNEATETEEDLLDKAWGLEAQSRLSCQSIVADEDLVIEIPKYTINHASEGSH; this is encoded by the coding sequence GTGCCACAAATCGTCATCCTGCCCCACGCCAAGCTGTGCCCCGAGGGCGCCGTCATCGAGACCGAAGCGGGCAAGTCCGTCTGCGATGTCCTGCTGGAGAACGACATCCATATCGAGCACGCGTGCGAAAAATCGTGCGCCTGCACCACCTGCCACGTGATCGTGCGCGAAGGTTTCGACTCGCTGAACGAAGCCACCGAGACGGAAGAAGACCTGCTCGACAAGGCCTGGGGCCTGGAGGCGCAGTCGCGCCTGTCGTGCCAGTCGATCGTGGCGGACGAGGACCTCGTCATCGAGATCCCGAAGTACACCATCAATCATGCCAGCGAAGGTTCCCACTGA
- a CDS encoding RNA pseudouridine synthase, protein MTDDTIRLSKRLADQLPCSRREAELYIEGGYVLVDGIVVEEPGARVAPAQTVELAPDATLLEIVPVTILLNKPAGADALRCLSEETLHRGGHNANERFLKRHLHNLTPALPLDPSASGLFVFTQDYRVIRKLVDEPGSVEQELIVEVDGTIADNGLAQLNGGATKVSWQNERRLRFAVKGPKPTQIDKMCGAVGLTPTSIKRLRIGRMSMGSLPAGQWRYLLGYERF, encoded by the coding sequence ATGACTGACGATACGATCCGCCTCTCCAAGCGGCTGGCCGACCAGCTGCCGTGCTCGCGCCGCGAGGCCGAGCTGTACATCGAGGGCGGCTACGTGCTGGTCGACGGCATCGTGGTGGAAGAGCCGGGCGCGCGCGTGGCGCCGGCGCAAACCGTCGAGCTGGCGCCGGATGCCACGCTGCTGGAAATCGTGCCGGTCACGATCCTGCTGAACAAGCCGGCCGGCGCCGACGCGCTGCGCTGCCTGTCGGAAGAAACGCTGCATCGCGGCGGGCACAATGCGAACGAGCGTTTCCTGAAGCGGCACCTGCACAACCTGACGCCGGCGCTGCCGCTCGATCCGTCGGCCAGCGGCCTGTTCGTGTTCACGCAGGACTACCGCGTCATCCGCAAGCTGGTCGACGAGCCCGGCTCGGTCGAGCAGGAGCTGATCGTCGAGGTCGACGGCACCATCGCCGACAACGGCCTGGCGCAGTTGAACGGGGGTGCCACCAAGGTCAGCTGGCAGAACGAACGCCGGCTGCGCTTCGCCGTCAAGGGGCCGAAGCCGACGCAGATCGACAAGATGTGCGGCGCGGTCGGGCTCACGCCCACCTCCATCAAGCGGCTGCGGATCGGGCGGATGTCGATGGGCAGCCTGCCTGCCGGGCAGTGGCGCTACCTGCTGGGCTACGAACGGTTCTGA
- the iscR gene encoding Fe-S cluster assembly transcriptional regulator IscR: MRLTTKGRFAVTAMIDLAMRQGKGPVTLSGISQRQAISLSYLEQLFGKLRRHEIVESIRGPGGGYSLARRADKVTVADIIIAVDEPLDATQCGGKENCHGADHASGARCMTHELWTTLNEKMVDYLDSVSLQDLVDQQKHKNAEQKVVVMHRNDHAALAK, translated from the coding sequence ATGCGTCTGACTACCAAAGGCCGTTTTGCCGTCACGGCGATGATCGACCTGGCGATGCGCCAGGGCAAAGGTCCCGTCACGCTCTCTGGCATCAGCCAGCGGCAGGCCATTTCGCTGTCCTACCTGGAGCAGCTGTTCGGCAAGCTGCGCCGGCACGAGATCGTGGAATCGATCCGCGGCCCCGGTGGCGGCTACAGCCTGGCCCGCCGCGCCGACAAGGTGACGGTGGCCGACATCATCATCGCCGTCGACGAGCCGCTCGATGCCACGCAGTGCGGCGGCAAGGAAAACTGCCACGGCGCCGACCATGCCAGCGGCGCCCGCTGCATGACCCACGAACTGTGGACCACGCTGAACGAAAAAATGGTCGATTACCTCGATTCGGTCTCGCTGCAGGACCTGGTCGACCAGCAAAAACACAAGAACGCGGAGCAGAAGGTGGTGGTAATGCACCGCAATGACCACGCCGCCCTCGCCAAGTAA
- a CDS encoding IscS subfamily cysteine desulfurase gives MNAPEKNVPKVAPVDFKTAPHFPIYMDYSATTPIDPRVADKMIPFLREQFGNPASRSHMYGWTAEAAVEEARGHVAALINADPREIIWTSGATESNNLAIKGAAQFYKTKGKHIITVKTEHKAVLDTVRELERQGFEATYLDPQDNGLITVEQLAAAVRPDTILVSVMLVNNEIGVIQPIGEIAAFCRGKGIIFHCDAAQATGKLAIDVQALKVDLMTFTAHKTYGPKGIGALYVCRKPRVRLEAQMHGGGHERGLRSGTLPVHQIVGMGEAFRLAKVEMDDEIARIKALRDRLANGLQDIEEVYINGDMDHRVPHNLNVSFNYVEGESLIMAVKDLAVSSGSACTSASLEPSYVLRALGRSDELAHSSIRFTIGRFTTEQDIDFAIELMKSKVGKLRELSPLWDMFKEGIDINSIQWAAH, from the coding sequence ATGAACGCCCCTGAAAAAAACGTCCCCAAGGTTGCCCCGGTCGATTTCAAGACCGCGCCGCACTTCCCGATCTACATGGACTACTCGGCCACCACGCCGATCGACCCACGGGTGGCGGACAAGATGATCCCGTTCCTGCGCGAACAGTTCGGCAACCCGGCATCGCGCAGCCACATGTACGGCTGGACGGCGGAAGCGGCCGTGGAAGAGGCGCGCGGCCATGTGGCGGCGCTGATCAATGCCGATCCGCGGGAAATCATCTGGACCTCCGGCGCCACCGAAAGCAACAACCTGGCCATCAAGGGCGCGGCGCAGTTCTACAAGACCAAGGGCAAGCACATCATCACGGTGAAGACCGAGCACAAGGCCGTGCTGGACACCGTGCGCGAACTGGAACGCCAGGGCTTCGAGGCCACTTACCTGGACCCGCAGGACAACGGCCTGATCACGGTCGAGCAGCTGGCCGCCGCCGTGCGCCCGGATACGATCCTTGTCTCGGTCATGCTGGTCAATAACGAGATCGGCGTGATCCAGCCGATCGGCGAGATCGCCGCCTTCTGCCGCGGCAAGGGCATCATTTTCCACTGCGACGCGGCGCAGGCCACCGGCAAGCTGGCGATCGACGTGCAGGCGCTGAAGGTCGACCTGATGACGTTCACCGCCCACAAGACCTACGGCCCGAAGGGCATCGGCGCACTGTATGTGTGCCGCAAGCCGCGCGTGCGCCTCGAAGCGCAGATGCACGGCGGCGGCCACGAGCGCGGCCTGCGTTCGGGCACGCTGCCGGTGCACCAGATCGTCGGCATGGGCGAAGCGTTCCGCCTGGCCAAGGTGGAAATGGACGACGAGATCGCCCGCATCAAGGCGCTGCGCGACCGTCTCGCCAACGGCCTGCAGGATATCGAAGAGGTCTACATCAACGGCGACATGGACCACCGCGTACCGCACAACCTGAACGTTTCGTTCAACTATGTGGAAGGCGAGTCGCTGATCATGGCCGTGAAGGACCTGGCCGTGTCGTCCGGTTCGGCCTGCACGTCGGCCAGCCTGGAACCGTCGTACGTGCTGCGCGCGCTGGGCCGCAGCGACGAGCTGGCGCACAGCTCGATCCGTTTCACCATCGGGCGCTTCACGACCGAGCAGGACATCGACTTCGCCATCGAACTGATGAAGTCGAAAGTGGGCAAGCTGCGCGAGCTGTCGCCGCTGTGGGATATGTTCAAAGAGGGGATCGACATCAATTCGATCCAGTGGGCAGCGCACTGA
- a CDS encoding uracil-DNA glycosylase: MTIPPHFLAALDKADPSWHATLVKGLEAVAAADPAYLPALAEDSYLPTGLRLFAAFALSLDQVRYVLVGEGPYPRVDSATGVGFMDGAVGSLWSDDADGGLSKRVNRATSLRNFMKMLLVADGQLHEADTAGAALAACAARARGGAAIGTLAELQERLMDHGFLLLNASLVFRSHVAPVKDARAWLPFFATVIDTLAARATQPRLVLWGKIAEQLNRLPAVRAMPQAVAEHPYNLSFIANKDMHALFGPLRLLHGGEGRRKPPAAG; encoded by the coding sequence ATGACGATCCCCCCGCATTTCCTCGCCGCCCTCGACAAGGCCGATCCTTCCTGGCACGCCACGCTGGTGAAAGGCCTGGAAGCCGTCGCCGCAGCCGACCCGGCCTACCTGCCTGCGCTGGCGGAAGACAGCTACCTGCCCACCGGCCTGCGCCTGTTCGCCGCGTTCGCGCTGTCGCTGGACCAGGTGCGGTACGTGCTGGTGGGCGAGGGGCCGTATCCCCGCGTCGACAGCGCGACCGGAGTCGGCTTCATGGACGGCGCGGTGGGCAGCCTGTGGTCGGACGACGCCGATGGCGGCCTGTCCAAGCGCGTCAACCGGGCGACATCACTGCGTAATTTCATGAAAATGCTGCTGGTGGCGGATGGCCAGTTGCACGAAGCCGACACGGCCGGCGCCGCGCTGGCCGCCTGCGCCGCGCGCGCCCGGGGCGGGGCGGCGATCGGTACGCTGGCCGAGCTGCAGGAACGGCTGATGGACCACGGGTTCCTGCTGCTCAATGCATCGCTGGTGTTCCGGTCGCACGTGGCGCCCGTCAAGGACGCCAGGGCATGGCTGCCGTTCTTCGCGACGGTGATCGACACCCTGGCGGCGCGCGCCACGCAACCCAGGCTGGTGCTGTGGGGGAAAATCGCCGAACAGCTGAACAGGTTGCCGGCGGTGCGCGCCATGCCGCAGGCGGTGGCCGAGCACCCGTACAACCTGTCGTTCATCGCCAACAAGGACATGCATGCGCTGTTCGGCCCGCTGCGTCTGCTGCACGGCGGCGAAGGTCGCCGGAAGCCGCCCGCGGCAGGGTGA
- the hscA gene encoding Fe-S protein assembly chaperone HscA: MALLQISEPGMSTAPHQHRLAVGIDLGTTNSLVATVRSSIPEVLNDEDGRPLLPSVVRYLPNGHASIGYKALAAQTTDPKNTVVSVKRFMGRGLKDIAYAENLPYDFVEGDRADGHGMVRLRTVAGVKSPVETSAQILATLRQRAEDALGDDLVGAVITVPAYFDDAQRQATKDAAQLAGLNVLRLLSEPTAAAIAYGLDNGSEGLFAVYDLGGGTFDISILKLSKGVFEVLSTGGDSALGGDDFDHRLFCWIHEQEKLAPLNDNDTAVLMVKAREAKELLSSKAEVLVDASLSSGENVHLAITAETFNEITKHLVAKTINAVRKALRDANIDADDIDGVVMVGGATRMPHVQRAVGEFFHTIPHANIDPDKVVALGAAIQANLLAGNRAAGDDWLLLDVIPLSLGIETMGGLVEKIIPRNSTIPCARAQEFTTFKDGQTALAVHVLQGERELVSDCRSLARFELRGIPPMAAGAARIRITYQVDADGLLSVSARELRSNVEASITVKPSYGLGDDDVARMLQDSYTSAESDMKARALREEQVEAERILLATQSALDEDAGLLSDEERAEVDALMQRTRDVLAASQAPSQAPAQADTVDHLAVKAAVEELARGTEEFASRRMDRSVRSALAGRSLDEVA; this comes from the coding sequence ATGGCTCTCCTGCAAATTTCCGAACCCGGCATGTCCACGGCCCCCCACCAGCACCGCCTGGCGGTCGGCATCGACCTGGGCACGACCAACTCGCTGGTCGCCACCGTGCGCTCGTCCATTCCCGAAGTTCTGAACGACGAGGACGGCCGGCCGCTGCTGCCGTCCGTCGTGCGCTACCTGCCGAACGGCCATGCCAGCATCGGCTACAAGGCCCTGGCGGCACAGACCACCGATCCGAAGAACACGGTCGTCTCCGTCAAGCGGTTCATGGGCCGCGGCCTGAAGGACATCGCGTACGCGGAAAACCTGCCATACGATTTCGTCGAAGGTGACCGTGCAGACGGTCACGGCATGGTTCGTTTAAGGACCGTCGCAGGCGTGAAGAGCCCGGTCGAAACGTCGGCCCAGATCCTGGCCACGCTGCGCCAGCGCGCCGAGGATGCGCTGGGCGACGACCTGGTGGGCGCCGTGATCACCGTACCGGCCTATTTCGACGATGCGCAGCGCCAGGCCACGAAGGATGCGGCCCAGCTGGCCGGCCTGAACGTTCTGCGCCTGCTGTCCGAACCGACCGCCGCGGCGATCGCGTATGGCCTCGACAACGGCTCCGAAGGCCTGTTCGCCGTTTATGACCTGGGCGGGGGCACGTTCGACATCTCGATCCTGAAACTGTCGAAGGGCGTGTTCGAAGTGCTGTCCACCGGCGGCGATTCGGCGCTGGGCGGCGACGACTTCGACCACCGCCTGTTCTGCTGGATCCACGAGCAGGAAAAGCTGGCGCCGCTGAACGACAACGATACCGCCGTGCTGATGGTGAAGGCGCGCGAGGCGAAGGAGCTGCTGTCGAGCAAGGCCGAAGTGCTGGTCGACGCCAGCCTGTCGTCCGGCGAGAACGTCCACCTGGCCATCACGGCCGAAACGTTCAACGAGATCACGAAGCACCTGGTCGCCAAGACCATCAACGCCGTCAGGAAGGCGTTGCGCGACGCGAACATCGATGCCGACGATATCGACGGCGTGGTGATGGTCGGCGGCGCCACGCGCATGCCGCACGTGCAGCGCGCCGTGGGCGAGTTCTTCCACACGATCCCGCATGCCAACATCGACCCGGACAAGGTGGTGGCGCTGGGCGCCGCCATCCAGGCCAACCTGCTGGCCGGCAATCGCGCCGCCGGCGACGACTGGCTGCTGCTGGATGTGATCCCGCTGTCGCTGGGCATCGAGACGATGGGCGGCCTGGTCGAGAAGATCATCCCGCGCAATTCGACGATCCCTTGCGCCCGCGCCCAGGAATTCACGACGTTCAAGGATGGCCAGACCGCGCTGGCGGTGCACGTGCTGCAGGGCGAGCGCGAGCTGGTGTCCGATTGCCGTTCGCTGGCGCGCTTCGAGCTGCGCGGCATTCCGCCGATGGCGGCCGGGGCCGCGCGCATCCGCATCACGTACCAGGTCGATGCCGACGGGCTGCTTTCCGTCTCGGCGCGCGAACTGCGTTCGAACGTCGAGGCATCGATCACCGTCAAGCCTTCCTACGGCCTGGGCGACGACGATGTCGCGCGCATGCTGCAGGATTCGTACACGTCCGCCGAGAGCGACATGAAGGCCCGCGCGCTGCGCGAGGAGCAGGTCGAGGCCGAGCGCATCCTGCTGGCCACGCAATCGGCGCTCGACGAGGATGCCGGCCTGCTGTCCGATGAAGAGCGGGCCGAAGTGGATGCGCTGATGCAGAGAACGCGCGACGTGCTGGCCGCTTCACAGGCCCCTTCACAGGCCCCTGCGCAGGCCGATACGGTCGATCACCTGGCCGTCAAGGCCGCCGTCGAGGAACTGGCGCGCGGCACCGAGGAATTCGCCTCGCGCCGGATGGACCGCAGCGTGCGCAGCGCGCTGGCCGGCCGGTCGCTGGATGAAGTCGCATAA
- a CDS encoding GGDEF domain-containing protein: MVLSHQPPSVTQHFARLLLLGGCWLALAIGALWPAHAHAASERRVLMLYSLGPDAVSAWQRLVHDGMYDELSRRAPGNIPAIYEERFDANRVGAEAAGAGLAPHLRSKYAHVPLHVVVAEGEVAARFLGDHPELFPGVPRFYINYGHTGWRPTDGTAIAVDPDFNRAVGIVPRVSPHIRHLVVVGDSSARGQRWIAAIRAAAPRYAAQLTFEYWDKQDYEQVMERLRGLDRDSALLLLAAGLTDKAGQLNPHELAHRIAAASHVPVFTHLDSLVLPGMVGGYVISGEGVGRTIARVLLGQRSDDIALQRYVFDAPTVERFGLRNLPADAKLLNRPDSVWDRYRWQIISGIALIVLEAVLISALVVALRERRRTLAALNDERDHLEERVQRRTQQLQMANIRLEELATTDPLTGIANRRKMTEEIAAELERARRFGHPLSVLMVDIDFFKRINDTYGHDTGDGAIVALAQLLAGSLRAIDTAARFGGEEFVVLMPETDETVATVAAERLRAAAAALRVPAEDGTDVTLTISIGLASAARDDTPSALLMRADKALYRAKQEGRDRVVRFDARLGAGGVG, translated from the coding sequence ATGGTCCTTTCGCACCAGCCACCGTCTGTAACGCAGCACTTTGCACGCCTGCTGCTCCTGGGCGGCTGCTGGCTGGCACTGGCCATCGGCGCCCTGTGGCCCGCGCACGCGCACGCCGCCAGCGAGCGCCGGGTGCTGATGCTGTACTCGCTCGGCCCGGACGCCGTGTCGGCCTGGCAACGGCTGGTACACGACGGCATGTACGACGAATTGTCCAGGCGCGCGCCCGGCAACATCCCCGCCATCTACGAAGAGCGATTCGACGCCAACCGCGTGGGTGCGGAGGCGGCCGGCGCCGGCCTGGCTCCCCATTTGCGCAGCAAGTATGCACACGTGCCGTTGCATGTGGTGGTGGCCGAGGGCGAGGTGGCGGCCCGGTTCCTTGGCGACCATCCCGAGCTCTTTCCCGGCGTGCCGCGTTTCTACATCAATTACGGACACACGGGCTGGCGCCCCACCGACGGCACCGCCATCGCCGTGGATCCGGACTTCAACCGCGCCGTGGGCATCGTGCCGCGGGTGTCGCCGCACATCCGGCACCTGGTCGTCGTTGGCGACAGCAGCGCGCGCGGGCAGCGCTGGATCGCGGCGATCCGCGCCGCGGCCCCGCGGTACGCGGCACAGCTCACGTTCGAGTACTGGGACAAACAGGACTATGAACAGGTGATGGAGCGGCTGCGGGGACTGGACCGCGACAGCGCCCTGCTGCTGCTGGCCGCCGGCCTGACCGACAAGGCCGGCCAGCTCAATCCGCACGAACTCGCGCACCGTATCGCCGCGGCCAGCCACGTGCCGGTCTTCACGCACCTCGATTCGCTGGTGTTGCCCGGCATGGTGGGCGGCTACGTGATCAGCGGCGAAGGCGTGGGCCGCACGATCGCACGCGTGCTGCTGGGCCAGCGCAGCGACGACATCGCATTGCAACGCTATGTATTCGATGCCCCGACCGTCGAACGGTTCGGCCTGCGCAACCTGCCGGCCGATGCCAAGCTGCTGAACCGCCCGGACAGCGTGTGGGACCGGTACCGCTGGCAGATCATCTCTGGCATCGCGCTGATCGTGCTCGAAGCCGTCCTGATCTCGGCGCTGGTGGTGGCGCTGCGCGAACGCCGGCGCACGCTGGCCGCGCTGAACGACGAGCGCGACCACCTGGAAGAACGCGTGCAGCGGCGCACGCAGCAGTTGCAGATGGCGAACATCCGGCTGGAAGAACTGGCGACGACCGATCCGCTGACCGGCATCGCCAACCGCCGCAAGATGACGGAGGAGATCGCGGCCGAGCTGGAACGCGCGCGCCGCTTCGGCCACCCGTTGTCGGTGCTGATGGTGGACATCGACTTCTTCAAGCGCATCAACGACACGTACGGCCACGACACCGGGGACGGCGCGATCGTGGCGCTGGCGCAGCTGCTCGCCGGCTCGCTGCGGGCGATCGACACCGCGGCCCGTTTCGGCGGCGAGGAATTCGTGGTGCTGATGCCTGAAACGGATGAAACCGTGGCCACGGTGGCCGCCGAGCGCCTGCGGGCGGCGGCTGCCGCGCTGCGCGTGCCCGCGGAAGATGGCACCGACGTGACGCTGACCATCAGCATCGGCCTTGCGTCGGCGGCCCGCGACGATACACCATCGGCATTGCTGATGCGCGCCGACAAGGCGCTGTATCGGGCCAAGCAGGAAGGCCGCGACCGGGTGGTGAGGTTCGACGCGCGGCTGGGCGCCGGTGGGGTGGGTTAA